From Mycolicibacterium fluoranthenivorans, one genomic window encodes:
- a CDS encoding nuclear transport factor 2 family protein, whose translation MTESPVVIASEASWRCVQSGDREGWLALMADDILVEDPIGEAVTNPSGTGVRGKEALAAFYDTNIGPNKLTVTREATFPSSSPAEIAYILVLRTEFPNGFVASVRGVFTYRVNDAGLITNLRGYWNMDAMEFTEAEHAD comes from the coding sequence ATGACCGAGTCACCCGTCGTCATCGCATCCGAGGCGTCCTGGCGTTGCGTGCAGTCCGGCGACCGCGAAGGCTGGCTGGCTCTGATGGCCGACGACATCCTGGTCGAGGACCCGATCGGGGAGGCGGTCACCAATCCGAGCGGCACCGGGGTGCGCGGCAAAGAAGCGCTGGCAGCGTTCTACGACACCAATATCGGGCCCAACAAGCTGACCGTCACCCGCGAGGCAACGTTCCCGTCCAGCTCGCCGGCCGAGATCGCCTACATCCTGGTGCTGCGCACCGAGTTTCCGAACGGCTTCGTCGCCAGTGTGCGCGGCGTATTCACCTACCGGGTGAATGACGCCGGCCTGATCACCAATCTGCGCGGCTACTGGAACATGGATGCCATGGAGTTCACCGAGGCGGAGCACGCCGATTAG
- a CDS encoding nuclear transport factor 2 family protein yields MASREQLEDWTERWLKANQDAEQAGDWKPLADFYTEDATYGWNIGPKEDVMCIGRDEIRDVALGLEMEGLENWVYEYQKVLIDEKQNEIVGFWKQIANKSDGSTDEIYGIGGSWFRLNDQLLIEWQRDFFDFGHVQKAFMDLITSGDLTPTMQKRIERSLAGEKLPGYYPLGEAPVPLW; encoded by the coding sequence ATGGCGTCACGTGAACAACTAGAGGACTGGACCGAGCGCTGGCTCAAGGCGAACCAGGACGCCGAGCAGGCCGGCGACTGGAAACCGTTGGCGGACTTCTATACCGAGGACGCCACCTACGGCTGGAACATCGGCCCCAAAGAAGACGTCATGTGCATCGGCCGGGACGAGATCCGCGATGTCGCGCTCGGTCTGGAGATGGAAGGCCTGGAGAACTGGGTCTACGAGTACCAGAAGGTGCTCATCGACGAGAAGCAGAACGAGATCGTCGGCTTCTGGAAGCAGATCGCCAACAAGTCCGACGGCAGCACCGACGAGATCTACGGCATCGGCGGCAGCTGGTTCCGGCTCAACGACCAGCTGCTCATCGAATGGCAGCGCGACTTCTTCGACTTCGGGCACGTGCAGAAGGCGTTCATGGACCTGATCACCTCGGGTGATCTCACCCCGACCATGCAGAAGCGCATCGAGCGCTCGCTGGCCGGCGAGAAGTTGCCCGGCTACTACCCCCTCGGCGAGGCGCCCGTTCCGCTCTGGTGA
- a CDS encoding Lrp/AsnC family transcriptional regulator, with translation MERLDGQILHALQIAPRAPFRRIAEVIGAGEQTVARRYRALRRDGVLRVIGVVNPRVYGECQWIVRVRAKPDNVPKLAEALVRWPEVTHANVLSGGTELICVVRAPIGDTGDGLLHRLPRTSAVLDVRVNLVLKVFGQASSGHWTGHGRPLSAAQIAALQPSEAAHPNRPGPPSPDDQRLIDALADDGRISDSALAALTGWSPARVKRRLAALQDSDTLSYDLDVLPELLGYTLNATMWISTSPRHLTTTAEQIVVHDEVASVVAISGSANLMVVVICRDVEHFYRYLAERLATVDHILAYDVSIRSKRLKQVGSLIAHGRLIRAN, from the coding sequence ATGGAGCGTCTCGACGGTCAAATTCTGCACGCTCTGCAGATCGCTCCTCGGGCGCCCTTCCGGCGGATCGCCGAGGTCATCGGCGCCGGCGAGCAGACGGTCGCCCGGCGCTATCGGGCGCTGCGCCGCGACGGCGTACTCAGGGTGATCGGAGTGGTGAACCCGAGGGTCTACGGCGAGTGCCAGTGGATCGTGCGGGTGCGCGCCAAACCGGACAACGTACCCAAGCTGGCGGAGGCGTTGGTTCGTTGGCCCGAGGTGACGCACGCCAATGTGCTGTCCGGCGGTACCGAGCTGATCTGCGTTGTCCGTGCGCCGATCGGTGATACCGGCGACGGCTTGCTGCACCGGCTACCCCGCACGTCTGCGGTTCTCGATGTCCGAGTGAACTTGGTGCTCAAGGTGTTCGGGCAGGCATCCAGTGGTCACTGGACCGGCCACGGCCGCCCGCTCAGTGCGGCGCAGATCGCCGCGTTGCAACCGTCGGAGGCCGCACACCCGAATCGACCTGGCCCACCGTCCCCCGATGACCAGCGGCTGATCGACGCGTTGGCCGATGACGGGCGTATCTCTGACAGTGCGTTGGCCGCACTCACCGGGTGGTCACCGGCGCGGGTCAAGCGCCGGTTGGCGGCACTACAGGACTCCGACACCCTGTCCTACGACCTCGATGTGCTACCCGAACTACTCGGATACACGCTCAACGCGACCATGTGGATCTCGACCTCACCACGACATCTCACCACGACGGCCGAACAGATCGTGGTGCACGACGAAGTGGCCTCGGTCGTCGCGATCAGTGGCTCGGCCAACCTGATGGTCGTGGTGATATGTCGCGACGTCGAGCACTTCTATCGCTACCTGGCCGAGCGACTGGCCACCGTCGACCACATCCTGGCCTATGACGTCAGCATCCGCAGCAAGCGGCTCAAACAGGTCGGCTCGCTGATCGCGCACGGCCGGTTGATCCGTGCGAACTAA
- a CDS encoding NDMA-dependent alcohol dehydrogenase produces MKTKGALIWEFNQPWSIEEIEIGDPVKDEVKIQMEASGMCHSDHHLVTGDIPMAGFPVLGGHEGAGIVTEVGPGVDHIAPGDHVVLSFIPSCGECPACQEGLRNLCDLGAGLLAGTAVSDGTYRIHAVKNGQPVIPMTLLGTFSPYMVVHKSSVVKIDPSIPFEVACLVGCGVTTGYGSAVRSGDVRPGDDVVIVGVGGVGTGALQGALNAGARNVFAVDPVEFKRDNALKFGATHAYPDIFSAMAGVAEVTQGRMAHKTIVTVGELKGEDIDHYMNITAKGGTVVATAVANMASNDVKLNLSMLTLLQKRLQGTIFGGGNPHHDIPQLLSMYKAGRLNLDDMVTRQYKLEQINDGYADMLEGRNIRGVIRYTDADR; encoded by the coding sequence ATGAAGACCAAAGGCGCTCTGATCTGGGAATTCAACCAGCCGTGGTCGATCGAGGAAATCGAGATCGGTGACCCCGTCAAGGACGAGGTCAAGATCCAGATGGAAGCTTCGGGCATGTGCCATTCGGACCATCACCTGGTCACCGGCGATATCCCGATGGCGGGATTCCCGGTGCTCGGCGGCCACGAGGGCGCCGGCATCGTCACCGAGGTCGGCCCCGGAGTCGACCACATCGCACCCGGTGACCACGTCGTGCTGTCGTTCATCCCCTCCTGCGGTGAATGTCCCGCATGTCAGGAAGGCCTGCGCAACCTGTGCGACCTGGGCGCGGGACTACTCGCCGGCACCGCGGTGTCGGACGGCACGTATCGCATCCACGCCGTCAAGAACGGCCAGCCGGTCATTCCGATGACCCTGCTGGGCACCTTCAGCCCCTACATGGTGGTGCACAAGAGCTCGGTGGTGAAGATCGACCCGTCCATCCCCTTCGAGGTCGCCTGCCTGGTCGGCTGCGGTGTGACCACCGGCTACGGCTCCGCGGTCCGCAGCGGTGACGTGCGCCCCGGTGACGATGTCGTCATCGTCGGTGTCGGCGGTGTCGGCACCGGCGCCCTGCAGGGTGCGCTCAACGCCGGCGCGCGCAACGTCTTCGCGGTGGACCCGGTTGAGTTCAAACGCGACAACGCACTCAAGTTCGGCGCGACGCACGCCTACCCCGACATCTTCAGCGCGATGGCCGGCGTCGCCGAGGTCACGCAGGGCCGGATGGCGCACAAGACCATCGTCACGGTCGGTGAGCTCAAGGGCGAGGACATCGACCACTACATGAACATCACCGCCAAGGGCGGCACCGTCGTGGCCACCGCCGTCGCGAACATGGCCAGCAACGATGTGAAGTTGAACCTGTCGATGTTGACCCTGCTGCAGAAGCGCCTACAGGGCACCATATTCGGTGGCGGCAACCCGCATCACGACATCCCGCAGCTGCTGTCGATGTACAAGGCCGGCCGGCTCAACCTCGACGACATGGTCACCCGCCAATACAAGCTGGAGCAGATCAACGACGGCTACGCCGACATGCTGGAGGGCCGCAACATCCGCGGTGTCATCCGCTACACGGACGCCGATCGCTGA
- a CDS encoding SDR family oxidoreductase: MPRFDPLPARRPALVAGASSGIGEATAIRLARNGFPVALGARRVEKLDEIVGKIRADGGEAIAVHLDVTDPDSVKAAVEQTTSDLGEIEVLVAGAGDTYFGKLDSISTEQFESQIQIHLVGANRLATAVLPGMIERRRGDLIFVGSDVALRQRPHMGAYGAAKAALVAMVTNYQMELEGTGVRASIVHPGPTKTSMGWSLPAELIGPALEDWAKWGQARHDYFLRADDLARAITFVAETPRGGFIANMELQPEAPLADVKDRQKLALGEEGMPASAGGSEATGGSAL; encoded by the coding sequence ATGCCTCGTTTCGATCCCCTGCCCGCCCGTCGTCCGGCACTGGTCGCCGGCGCCTCCTCCGGTATCGGCGAGGCGACCGCGATCAGGCTCGCCCGCAACGGTTTTCCGGTGGCACTCGGTGCCCGCCGAGTGGAGAAGCTCGACGAGATCGTCGGCAAGATCCGCGCCGACGGCGGCGAGGCCATCGCCGTGCACCTCGATGTCACCGACCCGGATTCGGTGAAGGCCGCCGTCGAGCAGACCACCTCCGACCTCGGCGAGATCGAGGTGCTGGTGGCCGGCGCCGGCGACACCTACTTCGGCAAGCTCGACTCGATCAGCACCGAACAGTTCGAGTCCCAGATCCAGATTCACCTGGTCGGCGCCAACCGGCTCGCCACCGCGGTGCTGCCCGGCATGATCGAACGCCGGCGCGGTGACCTCATCTTCGTCGGATCCGATGTGGCACTGCGTCAGCGGCCGCACATGGGTGCCTACGGGGCCGCCAAGGCCGCCCTGGTCGCGATGGTGACCAACTACCAGATGGAGCTGGAAGGCACGGGCGTGCGCGCCTCGATCGTGCATCCCGGACCGACCAAGACGTCGATGGGCTGGAGCCTGCCCGCCGAGTTGATCGGACCCGCGCTGGAGGACTGGGCCAAGTGGGGTCAGGCGCGTCACGACTATTTCCTGCGCGCAGACGATCTCGCGCGGGCCATCACGTTCGTCGCCGAGACGCCGCGCGGCGGCTTCATCGCGAACATGGAACTCCAGCCCGAGGCTCCGCTGGCCGACGTCAAGGACCGCCAGAAGCTCGCGCTCGGTGAAGAAGGGATGCCTGCTTCGGCGGGCGGGAGCGAAGCGACAGGGGGTTCAGCACTGTGA
- a CDS encoding cytochrome P450, translating into MSLNTVEPILDPYDYDFHEDPYPYYKRLRDEAPLYHNEQRNFWALSRHSDVLAGFRNSVTLSNRHGVSLDPISRNEEAHRVMSFLALDDPGHLRLRTLVSKGFTPRRIRELEGRVTEIAHQHLDAALQSTTFDYVDDFAGKLPMDVISELMGVPDEDRVRIRALADGVMHREDGMPDVPASAIEASGELLVYYADMVKQRRKNISDDLTSALVEAEIDGDRLTDDEIMAFLFLMVVAGNETTTKLLANAAYWGAKFPDQLAPVFDNHDLVTPWVEETLRYDASSQILARLVSEDLTFYDTTVPAGDVLVLLIGSANRDERVFENPDEYRIDREIGPKLVSFGSGAHFCLGAHLARMEARVALTELFKRIRGYEVDEANAVRVHSSSVRGFAHLPMTVQPR; encoded by the coding sequence ATGAGCCTCAACACCGTCGAGCCGATCCTCGACCCCTACGATTACGACTTCCACGAGGACCCGTACCCGTATTACAAGCGGTTGCGCGATGAAGCCCCGCTGTACCACAACGAACAACGCAACTTCTGGGCGCTGTCGCGGCACAGCGACGTGCTGGCGGGTTTTCGCAACAGCGTCACCCTGTCCAACCGCCATGGCGTGTCCCTGGATCCGATCTCACGCAATGAGGAAGCCCACCGCGTGATGTCCTTTCTGGCACTTGACGATCCCGGGCATCTCCGGCTGCGCACGCTGGTGTCCAAAGGCTTCACGCCGCGGCGCATCCGCGAACTGGAGGGCCGGGTCACCGAGATCGCCCACCAGCATCTGGACGCTGCGCTGCAGAGCACCACATTCGACTATGTCGACGATTTCGCGGGCAAGTTGCCGATGGACGTCATCTCCGAGCTGATGGGAGTGCCGGACGAGGACCGGGTGCGGATCCGCGCGCTCGCCGACGGCGTGATGCACCGGGAGGACGGGATGCCGGATGTACCCGCTTCAGCCATCGAGGCCTCCGGCGAACTGCTGGTCTACTACGCCGACATGGTCAAGCAGCGCCGCAAGAACATCTCCGACGATCTGACCTCGGCACTGGTCGAGGCCGAGATCGACGGCGACCGGCTCACCGATGACGAGATCATGGCGTTTCTGTTCCTCATGGTGGTTGCCGGTAACGAGACGACCACCAAATTGCTTGCCAATGCCGCATATTGGGGTGCCAAGTTCCCCGACCAACTGGCCCCGGTGTTCGACAACCACGACCTGGTCACCCCGTGGGTCGAAGAGACACTGCGCTATGACGCCTCCAGCCAGATCCTGGCCCGTCTGGTCAGCGAGGACCTCACCTTCTACGACACCACCGTTCCGGCGGGCGATGTGCTGGTCCTGCTGATCGGCTCCGCCAACCGCGACGAACGCGTCTTCGAGAACCCCGACGAATACCGCATCGACCGTGAGATCGGTCCGAAGCTGGTGAGTTTCGGCAGCGGCGCCCACTTCTGCCTCGGCGCACACCTGGCGCGCATGGAGGCCCGGGTGGCACTGACCGAGTTGTTCAAGCGAATCCGTGGGTACGAGGTGGACGAGGCCAACGCCGTCCGCGTCCACTCCAGCAGCGTCCGCGGATTCGCTCACCTACCCATGACCGTCCAGCCCCGCTGA
- a CDS encoding SDR family NAD(P)-dependent oxidoreductase codes for MPWSSPRRSTPISDLLAGRAAVVVGGTRGIGLAVAELLASQGASVVVNGRHREATDDAAQRVSGLGVAGSPADPDVADGLIDACVAAYGRIDILVNCAGTPEPTGSSILNVTSAQFRDLLDAHLLTAFETCRAAAPQMVRQGSGAIVNTSSFAFLGDYGGTGYPAGKGGVNSLTLALAAELKEHGVRANAVCPGARTRLSEGSDYEQHIAELNRRGLLDDVSAQGALDAAPPEYVAPTYGYLVSDLAEHITGRIFIAAGGFVGEFARPETGFIGYRDHKDTPPYAIEDVHALIGG; via the coding sequence ATGCCATGGAGTTCACCGAGGCGGAGCACGCCGATTAGCGATCTGCTGGCCGGCCGCGCTGCCGTCGTGGTCGGCGGGACCCGCGGGATCGGCCTGGCCGTCGCCGAGCTACTGGCATCCCAGGGTGCGTCGGTGGTGGTCAACGGCCGCCACCGGGAAGCCACCGACGACGCGGCACAGCGTGTCTCGGGTCTCGGCGTCGCAGGATCGCCGGCCGACCCGGACGTCGCCGACGGCCTGATCGACGCGTGCGTGGCTGCGTACGGGCGCATCGATATCCTGGTCAACTGCGCGGGCACCCCAGAGCCCACCGGATCATCCATCCTGAACGTCACCTCGGCACAGTTCCGCGACCTACTCGACGCACACCTGCTGACGGCATTCGAGACCTGCCGCGCCGCCGCACCGCAGATGGTCCGGCAGGGCTCCGGCGCCATCGTGAACACCAGTTCGTTCGCCTTCCTCGGCGACTACGGCGGTACGGGATATCCGGCCGGCAAGGGCGGGGTCAACAGCCTGACGCTGGCCCTCGCAGCCGAACTCAAAGAGCACGGGGTGCGGGCGAATGCGGTCTGCCCGGGTGCACGTACCCGGCTGTCCGAAGGCTCGGATTACGAGCAACACATCGCCGAGCTGAACCGGCGGGGACTGCTCGACGACGTCAGCGCCCAGGGTGCGCTGGATGCCGCCCCGCCCGAGTACGTCGCCCCCACCTACGGCTATCTGGTCAGTGACCTCGCCGAGCACATCACCGGCCGGATCTTCATCGCCGCCGGCGGATTCGTCGGTGAGTTCGCCCGGCCCGAAACAGGATTCATCGGCTACCGGGATCACAAGGACACGCCGCCGTATGCGATCGAGGACGTGCACGCGTTGATCGGCGGTTAG
- a CDS encoding LLM class flavin-dependent oxidoreductase: protein MKLGIGLPNHIAGVAGTGITEWARRAEERGFESVTTIDRLCYPGLDSLISLAAAAGATTDVTLVTNVLLAPVYPMVPLAKQIAGVAQISGGRLVVGLGVGNRPDDYASTGTDFDRRGKILDEQVERMRRLWTGAGDAPLCAPVSVPLLFGGRSAATVRRVTTVGDGWAAGAVRHYDVQAELVQRIRSGWAAAGRRGHPYLQASVNFGLGPEQAIAAGKDHLARYYGFSPEYAQVNVDDMVSSPDEARDTVRRYRALGFDRLLFHPTTAGVEQLDRLADAIL from the coding sequence GTGAAACTGGGAATCGGGTTGCCGAACCACATTGCCGGGGTGGCGGGTACAGGCATCACGGAGTGGGCGCGCCGCGCCGAAGAACGCGGGTTCGAATCCGTCACCACGATCGACCGGCTGTGCTACCCGGGTCTCGACTCGCTCATCTCACTGGCCGCCGCGGCCGGCGCCACCACCGACGTGACGCTGGTGACGAATGTCCTTCTCGCCCCGGTGTATCCGATGGTGCCGCTGGCCAAGCAGATCGCCGGCGTGGCGCAGATATCCGGCGGACGACTTGTCGTCGGTCTGGGTGTGGGCAACCGACCCGACGACTATGCAAGCACCGGAACGGACTTCGACCGCCGAGGGAAGATCCTCGACGAGCAGGTCGAGCGGATGCGCCGGCTCTGGACCGGCGCCGGCGATGCGCCGTTGTGCGCACCCGTATCGGTTCCCTTGCTGTTCGGCGGACGGTCGGCGGCCACGGTCCGGCGGGTGACGACCGTCGGCGACGGCTGGGCCGCCGGCGCTGTCCGCCACTATGACGTCCAGGCCGAACTGGTCCAGCGCATTCGCTCCGGCTGGGCGGCCGCCGGCCGTAGGGGCCACCCGTATCTGCAGGCGTCGGTGAACTTCGGGCTCGGACCCGAGCAGGCGATCGCCGCCGGAAAGGACCACCTGGCAAGGTATTACGGGTTCAGCCCGGAGTACGCGCAGGTGAACGTCGACGATATGGTCAGCTCGCCCGATGAGGCTCGTGACACGGTCCGACGGTATCGGGCTCTCGGGTTCGACCGACTGCTGTTCCATCCGACGACCGCCGGGGTCGAGCAGCTCGACCGTCTCGCCGACGCGATCCTCTAG
- a CDS encoding HIT family protein — MATVFTMIINGDLPGRFVYEDDEVVAFLTIEPMTQGHTLVVPRAEVDNWQELDPAVFNKVMSVAQLIGRAVTTAFDAERAGLIIAGLEVPHLHVHVFPARNLSDFGFAGVDRNPSAESLDEAQAKIKAALAQLA, encoded by the coding sequence ATGGCGACCGTCTTCACCATGATCATCAACGGGGATCTGCCCGGCCGTTTCGTCTACGAGGACGACGAGGTGGTCGCGTTCCTGACCATCGAACCGATGACGCAGGGGCACACACTGGTGGTGCCGCGGGCCGAGGTGGACAACTGGCAGGAACTGGATCCCGCGGTGTTCAACAAGGTGATGTCGGTGGCGCAGCTCATCGGTAGGGCGGTCACCACGGCGTTCGACGCCGAACGCGCCGGCCTCATCATCGCCGGGCTTGAGGTGCCGCATCTGCACGTGCACGTGTTCCCCGCCCGCAATCTCAGTGATTTCGGCTTCGCCGGCGTCGACCGCAATCCGTCCGCGGAGTCGCTCGACGAGGCTCAGGCCAAGATCAAGGCCGCCCTGGCTCAGCTGGCCTGA
- a CDS encoding bifunctional glycosyltransferase family 2/GtrA family protein, giving the protein MTELARAQADGGLFQPARETPVLDIVIPVYNEEHDLPACVTQLHRYLAEQVPYATRITVADNASTDSTLEVARRLAAELPGVDVIHLDRKGRGGALYTAWMASPATVVAYMDVDLSTDLSALMPLVAPLISGHSDVAIGSRLAASARVVRGPKREFISRSYNFILRGALGARFSDAQCGFKAVRADVARQLLPLVADTGWFFDTEMLVIAERAGLRIHEVPVDWVDDPDSRVDILATTIDDLKGCWRVGRALATGALPLRELQASLGREPLVPGVPPGMVGQLARFCIVGVISTVAYALLFMALHAAMGAQAANLTALLLTAIGNTTANRAFTFGIRGRAGVARHQAGGLLVFLFGLAITSGSLLVLHHFGLTKDKAVELSVLVVANLVATLVRFVALRRAFGVHRR; this is encoded by the coding sequence ATGACCGAGCTGGCTCGCGCCCAGGCGGACGGGGGCTTGTTCCAGCCTGCGCGGGAAACCCCGGTTCTGGACATCGTCATCCCGGTGTACAACGAGGAACACGATCTGCCCGCCTGCGTGACCCAGCTGCATCGCTACCTCGCTGAGCAGGTGCCTTACGCCACCCGGATCACCGTCGCGGACAACGCAAGTACCGATTCGACCCTTGAGGTCGCGCGCCGGTTGGCGGCTGAACTGCCCGGTGTCGACGTGATCCATCTGGACCGCAAGGGCCGAGGCGGCGCCCTGTACACCGCGTGGATGGCCTCCCCGGCCACCGTGGTGGCTTATATGGACGTCGACCTCTCGACCGACCTCTCGGCGCTGATGCCGTTGGTCGCGCCGTTGATCTCGGGGCATTCGGATGTGGCGATCGGATCCAGATTGGCCGCGTCGGCGCGGGTGGTGCGCGGCCCGAAGCGTGAATTCATCTCGCGCTCCTACAACTTCATCCTGCGCGGCGCCCTCGGTGCACGGTTCTCGGACGCGCAGTGCGGGTTCAAGGCGGTGCGCGCCGACGTGGCCCGCCAGCTGCTGCCCTTGGTGGCAGACACCGGATGGTTCTTCGACACCGAGATGTTGGTGATCGCCGAGCGGGCCGGGCTGCGTATCCACGAGGTCCCGGTCGACTGGGTCGACGATCCCGACTCCCGCGTCGACATCCTTGCGACCACGATCGACGATCTCAAGGGCTGCTGGCGGGTGGGACGAGCGCTGGCCACCGGTGCCCTGCCGCTGCGCGAACTGCAGGCCAGTCTCGGGCGCGAGCCCCTGGTACCCGGCGTGCCGCCCGGCATGGTCGGCCAACTGGCCCGGTTCTGCATCGTCGGCGTGATCAGCACGGTCGCCTACGCCCTGCTGTTCATGGCGCTGCACGCGGCGATGGGCGCTCAGGCCGCCAACCTGACGGCCTTGCTGCTCACCGCGATCGGGAACACGACGGCCAACCGGGCGTTCACCTTCGGCATCCGTGGCCGCGCCGGCGTGGCCCGCCACCAGGCCGGCGGCCTGCTGGTCTTCCTCTTCGGGTTGGCGATCACCAGTGGGTCACTGCTGGTGTTGCACCACTTCGGTCTCACCAAGGACAAGGCGGTCGAACTGTCCGTGTTGGTGGTGGCGAACCTGGTGGCCACCCTGGTGCGCTTCGTCGCGCTGCGCCGGGCGTTCGGGGTGCATCGGCGCTAG
- a CDS encoding ferredoxin, protein MGCYRVELDEDLCQGHAMCELEAPDVFRVPKRGVVEILDSEPADELREAVEMAVDMCPTRALTLIEKD, encoded by the coding sequence ATGGGTTGCTACCGCGTGGAACTCGACGAGGATCTGTGCCAGGGGCACGCCATGTGCGAACTGGAGGCGCCGGATGTCTTCCGGGTGCCCAAGCGCGGTGTCGTCGAGATCCTCGACTCCGAACCCGCAGATGAGCTGCGCGAGGCCGTCGAGATGGCCGTCGACATGTGCCCCACCCGAGCTCTTACCCTGATCGAAAAAGACTAG
- a CDS encoding cytochrome P450, with protein MSDLKEVERVSGGEEEHGHLEEFRTDPIGLMWRIREECGDAGWFQLADKQVVLLSGAEANEFFFRSTDSELNQAEAYPFMTPIFGEGVVFDADPERRAEMLHNTALRGEQMKGHAATIENEVRKMIQGWGESGEIDLLEFFAELTIYTSTACLIGQKFRNQLDSRFANYYHLLERGTDPLCYVDPYLPIESFRIRDEARASLVELVQEVMNGRIANPPTDKSDRDLLDVLVSIKDEDGNPRFTANEVTGMFISLMFAGHHTSSGTSSWTLIELLRNPDFYTKVQNELDELYADGQEVSFHALRQIPNIDNALKETLRLHPPLIILMRVAQDEFEVAGHPIHKGQMVAASPAISNRIPEDFPNPDAFDPDRYNKPRQEDLINRWTWIPFGAGRHRCVGAAFAQMQIKAIFSVLLREYEFEMAQPPESYRNDHSKMVVQLARPAKVRYRKRVKE; from the coding sequence GTGAGTGATCTCAAAGAGGTGGAACGCGTTTCCGGTGGCGAGGAGGAGCACGGCCACCTGGAGGAGTTCCGCACCGACCCCATCGGGCTGATGTGGCGGATCCGCGAGGAGTGCGGTGACGCCGGCTGGTTCCAGCTTGCCGACAAGCAGGTGGTGCTGCTGTCCGGCGCGGAAGCTAATGAGTTCTTCTTCCGGTCCACCGACAGCGAGCTCAATCAGGCCGAGGCCTACCCGTTCATGACGCCGATCTTCGGCGAGGGTGTGGTGTTCGATGCCGACCCAGAGCGCCGGGCCGAGATGCTGCACAACACCGCCCTGCGCGGTGAGCAGATGAAGGGCCACGCGGCCACCATCGAGAACGAAGTCCGCAAGATGATCCAAGGATGGGGCGAGAGCGGCGAGATAGATCTCCTGGAGTTCTTCGCCGAGCTGACCATCTACACCTCGACGGCCTGCCTGATCGGCCAGAAGTTCCGCAACCAGCTGGACTCGCGGTTCGCGAACTATTACCACCTGCTCGAGCGCGGTACCGATCCGCTCTGCTATGTCGACCCCTACCTGCCTATCGAGAGCTTCCGCATTCGCGACGAGGCCCGCGCCAGCCTGGTGGAGTTGGTGCAGGAGGTCATGAACGGCCGAATCGCGAACCCGCCTACCGACAAGAGCGATCGCGATCTGCTGGACGTGCTGGTCTCGATCAAGGATGAGGACGGCAATCCGCGCTTCACCGCCAATGAGGTCACCGGGATGTTCATCTCGTTGATGTTCGCCGGGCACCACACCAGCTCGGGCACGTCGAGCTGGACGCTGATCGAGCTGCTGCGCAACCCCGACTTCTACACCAAGGTCCAGAACGAGCTCGACGAGCTGTATGCCGACGGCCAGGAGGTGAGTTTCCATGCGCTGCGCCAGATTCCGAACATCGACAACGCGCTCAAGGAGACCCTGCGCCTGCATCCGCCGCTGATCATCCTGATGCGGGTCGCCCAGGACGAGTTCGAGGTCGCGGGACACCCGATCCACAAGGGCCAGATGGTGGCCGCCTCGCCGGCGATCTCCAATCGCATCCCCGAGGACTTCCCCAACCCGGATGCCTTCGACCCGGACCGCTACAACAAGCCGCGCCAGGAAGACCTGATCAACCGGTGGACCTGGATCCCCTTCGGTGCCGGCCGGCACCGGTGCGTGGGTGCGGCGTTCGCGCAGATGCAGATCAAGGCGATCTTCTCGGTGCTGTTGCGCGAGTACGAGTTCGAGATGGCGCAGCCTCCGGAGAGCTACCGCAACGACCACTCCAAGATGGTGGTGCAGCTGGCCCGGCCGGCGAAGGTGCGCTACCGCAAGCGCGTCAAGGAGTAG